Within the Paramormyrops kingsleyae isolate MSU_618 chromosome 2, PKINGS_0.4, whole genome shotgun sequence genome, the region ataatGTGCGTAAGTAATATTTGGTCACCATCACCAAACTTTGTCATTGTCACCGATTGGCAGGGGTCACAATGGTGTCCGGTCCTGTGTGGAGTGCCTTCAAACAGATGTAAGTAACCTGCGGCTTTATAAACCATCAATGAGAGCCACCACCCTTATACAAAGAGCATGTCTATGTTGTCTTCAGGCTTTAGCATAGCTGTCCTAAATGAATGCCATGTTGTCTTCAGACCAGTTAAAAAGTGGTTTACGGTGATATTTTGAATCATGGTGATTGTGTTATTTTAACAAGGGTTTGAATCACAGTGATGTCATTAAACAACTGCAGACACAAATTCTGTGTTTGTGAAATGTGGCCTCGTTCTCTTAAAAAGTCCTTTAGCCATTTTGGCATGACTGTGTTGCCAGCACCTGCAGCGATTTAGCGGTCATCTTGATTCATAGTTTAACATACCTCACAATGTGACAGAAATGACTGTTGTCCGGCATTACCATAAAACTTGGTGTATGCTATCCCCCTGTAACACTTGCTAGTAAGTGTTGAGTGGTTGGCATTTTTGTCTTTCTCTTTCAGAGGAATTGGATTTTTTTAATCCCACCAAATGTAcctttgaaaaaataaattcttaGAATTACTAATGCCTTAATAGAGGACCCTAGGCAGACAGTTTTAAGggctcttttttgtttttaatcctGCCATGGTCGGGATTGATGGTATAATTTCCATCAAAATCAACAGTAAGTATAAAGACAATAAATTCTGTGCTTTTTCTTTGATTTTTCTGTTCAGCAGTCAGTGCATAGCACTGGCCCCGTAGCGCTGGCCCTATAACAACTTCAATTTGTTTCAGGTTTCACTCCACGTTCATGGTCTATAAAAATTCTTAGTATAATAAGGGAATGGCCTCCAGGATGGATATGAATGTATAGGTGTTTCAGCTAAAGAGGTTCATTTGTGCTTTTGATCTTTCTACAGTATTTCTCCATTGCATTGCTCATACTTGACCTCTGACTGGGCACATCATTATTACtattcataattattatttgATTTCTGTTCCTAGGTGATGCCCAGACTTCTGATTGGAATCGGCAGACCTGTGGAGAAGGCACTGGTGATCCGTCACGTCCTTGGGCGGTTCTCCAAAGAGGAGCAGAAGGTTTTGTGCACGGTATTAAGCCAGAGTGTGGACCTGCTTCTGTCCCAGTTCGTGGCTGGAGATCAGAAGAAATCGACATCCCCATCGGAGAGCAAACGGGCCTCGCTTAAGAAAGACATAGACCTACAGCATTCACAGTTACCACCAGAAGACAGGAAATGTTCAGAACCCCGGACAGACCTAGACCACCAGTCTGAGGACAGTAAAAACATGGCCCACAGGACTGATGTAGATCTGCAGTGTTCACAGTCTCCACCAGATATAAAATGCCAAGCTGACAGTAAAGACCCAGGTGTGCAGTGTTCTTCATGACCACCATGTGAACGAAACACACATGTGAGCCTGGAGTCACCATGTGACTGAATCTCTCGCTTTTGTGTTCTGTAACCTGAAGCTGAAAGCTTTTAAGTATAACTGTGTGATGTGGTtttgttaaattaaaatagaCTTGTACTGTGGCCACAGAAAGTGTTGAATTTTTCAGGCAGGTATTGCACCCAAAATGtgtgtttataaatgttttatgaGATATTTTCAGCACAGTTATTTACTAATAGCTTATTTCCGCTTGCTGAAATAACACATTCCTGTGACCCTGTGTGAGATGAGcagctgatggatggatggatggatggatggatgatattaTCCATATAGCTTGTTAAATTTTCTTCAGTCTGCTCACCATAAAGACATATAGGATTTACAAAGTATTCTGCTTTGATATGACATCAAAGCTTTAGATTGATACGGCTCACATTACTCTCAGGGGGTCGTCTGTTACCCTGCCAAATCCATAGGTATCTCATACTCATAAAGTCACTTCCTCACAGGAAATATATCATTGTAGTGGCTGCAGGTGCAGAATCCAATAGGCTCTCAAAATGTGTGACTGGATCCCCAAATGACACTTTTACTATTGACTCAGGTTGGGTCCTCTTTCCGTTGCATTAAATGTAACCTGATACAGTGAGTTATTCAATCCAAATATGGTGCAAATACCCACACAATCACAGTCTGAGCACATTTAATCGCTTAATTATTCTAATCCTGCAGTTTGCAGACCTTGTTGACTGTAGGTGAGTGAAATTACTTTCTCTTCTTTCCTTAACTGTGATGTCCTCGGGATTTCCTGACCTCTGTGATGCACCACTTAGTTTTAAATTACCTGCTTGGGTCTAAAGGCTGATTTGTACCTCTGAGTAGAATCTGCGCCCttagtagccccccccccccccccccccccctgagctACAGGCCTCAGGCTACAGTGTAGGGTACACAGCTGCCTACGGCGTAGATTCCCCGTAGAAGTATGAATTAGCCTTAAGCGGTAATGAACAAGAgggcatgaccccccccccaggttgtTTATACACAAAGCTGGTTATTTCTACATAAAGCAAACTAAAGATCAATGTGCAATTGATTGAAACATTAACTATTTTCTTCTACACCTTTAAAATGCTTTGACAACTTTGCCCGCTTTCATGCTTGGAAATCTGCGGTTATCTCATACGAATGACTGTCCTCGTGTGCGGTGCGGCGTTTATCAGTGACAGCTGATCTTTCGGAGAGCTGGGGCGATGGTACCCTTCTGATTTCCTCAGGCCGCCTGTGTCCTGGGGCAGGAGGGAAAAAACAGCACAGAATATTATCAAACATACCTGATTTACCTTCGGGATGGAGACCCAGACGACATTGGCTACTGGGAAACCATTTAAATTGAACACACAGTCCAGATTCAAGCTTACAGGTGTGAGTACTGGGCAGCAGGGCCATCTGCCAAAGTGTTTTCCTCATACAGATGGGAtgttattttgtttctgctAGT harbors:
- the ptrh1 gene encoding peptidyl-tRNA hydrolase, which gives rise to MSGFGKPFSMANWFRTFTQYLLLNEPFTQKMSSDAMLKSTSRRRMVVGLGNPGMSGTRHSVGMAVLAAMSDRLGVSGSWRNDKHVSGEVVVSAIGDTQLVLLRPSLLMNINGVSVAKAASKYRIQPEDIFLVHDNLDKPMGKFSIKRGGSARGHNGVRSCVECLQTDVMPRLLIGIGRPVEKALVIRHVLGRFSKEEQKVLCTVLSQSVDLLLSQFVAGDQKKSTSPSESKRASLKKDIDLQHSQLPPEDRKCSEPRTDLDHQSEDSKNMAHRTDVDLQCSQSPPDIKCQADSKDPGVQCSS